A region of Vigna radiata var. radiata cultivar VC1973A chromosome 6, Vradiata_ver6, whole genome shotgun sequence DNA encodes the following proteins:
- the LOC106764473 gene encoding E3 ubiquitin ligase BIG BROTHER-related — protein MDQREEGKQQPSQKTPSDNQLDPVDSSDNIAPENGYQEQSGTFTTFASLESGTESESSLDDHDEDSDFFLSQEFESELQFLESEGSNDDDDDDEEMEEDEIDVDELTYEELIELGDFIGREKRGLSGSEICSCLHSYSFHSAESKSGVDLCVICQVEYEEGEALVAIQCEHPYHTDCISKWLQIKKVCPICNTEISAPKVVS, from the coding sequence ATGGATCAACGTGAAGAAGGCAAACAACAACCATCCCAGAAAACACCATCAGACAATCAGCTTGACCCAGTTGATAGTTCTGACAATATTGCTCCAGAAAATGGTTATCAGGAGCAAAGTGGCACATTCACAACGTTTGCATCATTAGAAAGTGGAACTGAGAGTGAGTCCTCTTTGGATGACCATGATGAAGATTCTGACTTTTTTCTGAGCCAGGAGTTTGAATCTGAACTTCAGTTTCTTGAGAGCGAAGGGAgcaatgatgatgatgatgatgatgaagaaatggAGGAAGATGAGATCGATGTGGATGAGTTGACCTATGAGGAGTTGATTGAGTTGGGAGATTTTATAGGGCGAGAGAAGAGAGGGTTATcaggaagtgaaatttgttcaTGCTTGCATTCTTACAGTTTTCATTCTGCAGAAAGCAAAAGTGGAGTTGATCTTTGTGTGATTTGCCAGGTTGAATATGAAGAAGGTGAAGCCCTAGTAGCAATTCAGTGTGAGCACCCTTATCATACAGATTGCATAAGCAAGTGGCTTCAAATTAAGAAGGTTTGCCCTATATGCAACACTGAAATTTCTGCTCCCAAGGTAGTTAGTTAA